From the Plasmodium vivax chromosome 5, whole genome shotgun sequence genome, one window contains:
- a CDS encoding tryptophan-rich antigen (Pv-fam-a) (encoded by transcript PVX_090265A) encodes MEAARGVSGLVPSSNSLQEITLRYKDKLLNMDKEQMILTLGVTMIAITSAVAFGVLATHGDINDFLGVESDEESEKKKEIVEKSEEWKRKEWSNWLKKLEQDWKVFNEKLQNEKKTFLEEKEEDWNTWIKSVEKKWTHFNPNMDKEFHTNMMRRSINWTESQWREWIQTEGRLYLDIEWKKWFFENQSRLDELIVKKWIQWKKDKIINWLMSDWKRAEQEHWEEFEEKSWSSKFFQIFEKRNYEDFKDRVSDEWEDWFEWVKRKDNIFITNVLDQWIKWKEEKNLLYNNWADAFVTNWINKKQWVVWVNERRNLAAKAKAALNKKK; translated from the exons ATGGAAGCAGCTAGAGGTGTCAGCGGCCTCGTGCCAAGTTCCAACTCTCTCCAAGAGATAACCTTAAGGTACAAAGATAAACTCCTAAATATGGATAAGGAGCAGATGATCCTAACTTTGGGTGTCACCATGATTGCCATCACATCCGCCGTTGCCTTTGGCGTTCTTGCCACg CATGGAGATATCAATGACTTCCTAGGAGTCGAATCCGATGaggaaagcgaaaaaaaaaaagaaatcgtAGAAAAATCTGAAgagtggaaaagaaaagaatggAGCAACTGGCTGAAAAAATTGGAACAAGACTGGAAAGTATTCAACGAAAAgctacaaaatgaaaaaaaaacttttttagaagaaaaagaagaagattgGAACACATGGATAAAAtcagtagaaaaaaaatggacccaCTTTAACCCTAACATGGATAAAGAATTCCACACCAATATGATGAGGAGGTCTATAAATTGGACCGAGTCTCAGTGGAGAGAATGGATCCAAACTGAGGGAAGACTCTACCTCGATATCGAATGGAAGAAATGGTTTTTCGAAAACCAATCTCGTTTAGACGaattaattgtaaaaaaatggattcagtggaaaaaagacaaaatcATCAACTGGTTAATGTCTGATTGGAAACGAGCGGAACAAGAACACTGGgaagaatttgaagaaaagtCATGGTCCTCCAAATTCTTTcaaattttcgaaaaaagaaattatgaaGACTTTAAAGATAGAGTTAGTGACGAATGGGAAGATTGGTTTGAATgggtaaaaagaaaagataacatttttattaccaACGTTCTAGACCAATggataaaatggaaagaggaaaagaaccTTCTCTACAACAACTGGGCGGATGCCTTTGTCACCAATTGGATAAACAAGAAACAGTGGGTCGTCTGGGTAAATGAGAGAAGAAACTTGGCCGCAAAGGCGAAAGCtgcattaaataaaaaaaaataa